One window from the genome of Gemmatimonadaceae bacterium encodes:
- a CDS encoding cytochrome c biogenesis protein CcdA yields MAPGNEIGLVVAFVAGLVSFISPCVLPLVPSYLTFITGISLEDVQSSRRFALLHAFLFVIGFSIVFVTMGVAASALGRLLLVHREWVARVGGVIIILFGLYLVGAFNLPFLGRDTRVHLRNKPLGYFGTVIVGMAFGAGWSPCLGPILGSILTFAATAGDAGRGAVLLTAYSAGLAVPFLISAVALEELIVFAQRNRARLAWLTKASGVLLIVVGVLLVSGYLTVLTGTLQKMTPDFILKRM; encoded by the coding sequence ATGGCGCCCGGGAACGAGATCGGCCTCGTGGTGGCGTTCGTGGCCGGGCTGGTGAGCTTCATCTCGCCCTGCGTGCTGCCGCTGGTGCCGAGCTACCTCACGTTCATCACCGGCATCTCGTTGGAGGACGTGCAGTCGTCGCGGCGGTTCGCGCTCCTGCACGCCTTCCTGTTCGTGATCGGATTCTCGATCGTGTTCGTGACCATGGGCGTGGCAGCGAGCGCCCTCGGGCGCCTGCTGCTCGTGCACCGCGAATGGGTGGCGCGCGTGGGCGGGGTGATCATCATCCTGTTCGGGCTGTACCTGGTGGGCGCGTTCAACCTGCCGTTCCTGGGCCGGGACACGCGGGTGCACCTGCGCAACAAGCCGCTTGGCTATTTCGGCACGGTGATCGTGGGCATGGCGTTCGGCGCCGGATGGTCGCCCTGTCTGGGCCCGATCCTGGGGTCGATCCTGACGTTCGCGGCCACGGCGGGCGACGCCGGGCGCGGCGCGGTCCTGCTCACCGCCTACTCGGCGGGCCTCGCGGTGCCGTTCCTCATCTCGGCGGTGGCGCTCGAGGAGCTGATCGTGTTCGCGCAGCGCAATCGCGCCCGGCTGGCGTGGCTCACCAAGGCGTCGGGCGTCCTGCTCATCGTGGTCGGCGTGCTACTCGTGAGCGGCTACCTCACCGTGCTCACCGGCACGCTGCAGAAGATGACGCCCGACTTCATTCTCAAGCGGATGTAG